Genomic segment of Myxococcus stipitatus:
CGGCGACCTCGAACGCGAGCTCGCAGCGGCTGCCGCCGAAGTCGCGGATGATGCGCTCCTGGGGCGCCACCAGCGTCTCGATGATGCGCGGCGGGCGGTTCATGAAGCGCGGGACGTCATCGAGCAGCGTGTCGTCCTGGGGAAACAGGCAGCCCACGAGCAGCGCGCCCAGGCTGGCCGCGAGCACACACATCGCCCAGCCCTGGCCAGAGCGCGAGTCCCTGACTTCTCGTCGCGGGGTGGAGTCCATCGCCGGTGCGACTGGGGCCGCTCTAGAGCAGCTCCTCGCCCTCCTCGGGGGGCAGCGGCCGTCCGGACTTCTCCGCTTCCAGCTTCTCCAGGTGGCGGAAGATGGTGCGAGGGTCCACGCCCAGGTCCTTGGCCGTCTTGGTCCGGTTGCCGTTGTTCCGCGCGAGCACTTCGTTGATGTAACGCTTCTGGAACTCTTCCTTGGCCTGGAGCAGCGGCATGATGGGCTCCAGGTTCTCCGGCTTGAGGTCCAGGTCGTCCGAGCCCAGCAGCGGCTTGTCGGAGAGGACCACCGCCTTCTTGATGCGGTTCTCCAGCTCGCGGATGTTGCCGGGCCACCCGTACTTCTTCATGGACACGGCCGCCGACGGGGTGAACCCCTTGGCGCGCGAGTTGAACTCCTTCGAGTACTTCTGGAGGAAGAACTTGCCCAGCACCACCACGTCCTCGCCGCGCTCGCGCAAGGGGGGCAGCTTCAGCGTGACGACGTTGAGCCGGTAGTAGAGGTCCTCGCGGAACGTGTTCCGCTTCACTTCCTCTTCCAGCACCTTGTTGGTCGCGGCCACCACCCGAATGTCCACCGGTTCGCCGCGGTTGTCGCCCACCTTGTAGACAATCTTCTCCTGCAGCGCGCGCAGCAGCTTCACCTGGAGCTGCAGGGGCATCTCGCCAATCTCGTCCAGGAAGAGGGTGCCGCCGATGGCCGCCTGGAACTTGCCGGCCTTGGTGGCCACCGCGCCGGTGAAGGCGCCCTTCACGTGGCCGAACAGCTCGCTCTCCAGGAGGTTCTCCGGGATGGCGCCGCAGTTGATGGTGATGAAGGGGCCCTTGACGCGGGGCGAGCGGCGGTGGATTTCGCGCGCGATGAGCTCCTTGCCGGTGCCCGTCTCGCCGGTGATGAGCACGGAGATGTCCGTGGGGGCAATCTTGTCGATGCGCTTGTACACGTCGCGCATGCCCTGACACGCGCCGACGATGTCGCCGTAGCGCTGGTCCTCCAGCTTGCGGCGCAGCTCCGTGTTGTCGAGCTTGAGGTCGTTGACCAGCATCGCGTTGTGCAGGACGAGGGACGCCTGCGCCGCGAAGATGGTGAGCATGTCCGCGCTCTTCGGCTCGAACCGGTTCACCAGCCGGTCATTGCCCACGTAGAGCACGCCGAACAGGTCCCCCTTGTGCATCAGCGGCACACACATGACCGAGTGCACGCGCAGGTTGACCACCGACTCGCTGGCCTTGAACTCGGGCGTGTCCACCGCGTCCGCGACGATGAGCGGGCGCTGGTCCCTGACGACCTTGGCGATGATGGAGTCGGACAGCTTCTCCACCGCGTCCTCGATGTTCTCGCGGGCCACGTTGCGCGCGACCTTCACGCGCGGGTCGCCGCTCTCCATGAGGATGAGGAAGCCCTTGTCGGCGCGCGTCACCTCGATGGCCTCGTCCATCAGGCTCTCGAGGATGCGCTCCACGTCGTAGAGGGCCAGCAGCCGCTCGCTGAACGCGGTGAGCCGGCGCAGCATGGCCAGCTCGCGGCCCGGGACGCCGGGCAGCTCCGTCGTGTGGGAGTCCGGCGTGTCGGTGTGCGCGGGCGCCTCGCGGTGCGGAGTGAGCGCGGCGGGCGGCGGGGCGCGCGGGGCGTCCTCGCGCGCGAACTTCAGCTCGGTGGCGCCGACCCGGACCACGTCCCCGGTGGCGAGCGCGTGCGAGTCGCGCTTCTTGCCGTTGACCTGGAAGAGGGCGCCCAGGCTGCCGACCTCGTAGCGCGTGCCGTCGAAGGTGATGTGCAAGGCGCTGTCGGGGACCTGCGCATCGTCGAGCGAAATGTCGTTGTCCGTGCTCCGGCCGATGCTGGTGATGCGCTTGTGCAGGGCGATTTCGCGGACCTTGCCATCAGGACTTCGGACGGTGAGGCTGGCCATAGGGCTTCACGTACCTGGGGAAGAAGGGCTCAAAAAGAAAGGCTGAAGGCGGCACCCAGTCCGCCATCAGTGGGGTACAGCCCCACCGTGGCGGCGGGGCGGGCAATGCGGGCGCGCCGGGGCGCGGTGAGGGAGAGGCCCGCGCGAGGGGAGTCGCCCTCGGGGGCCTCGCGAGTCTCGACGCTGGTGCGGACCACTTCGTCTTCGTGGTGGTACAGCGCGTCCACCACGCCCAGCGCGTAGATGGTGTAGAAGCCCGCGGCCGACGCCAGCTTGAGCAGCTGCCACGTGTCTCGCTGGCGCTCGCGGTTGGTGGGGATGAAGCGCACGGTGATGGACGCCTTGCCATCCTCGTCGAGCACGTTGTCCAGCTCGATGGTGCGCTCCTCGAAGAGCGACTCGTAGGCGAAGTAGGAGATGATGCTCGTCACCGCGAGCGCGCCCTCGGTGGCGGCGAACACGATGCCCAGGCTGTTGCGGCCTTGCTGGAACTGGCCCGCGCCGAAGGGCACGAAGTTGACCAGGAAGTTGCGCTTCTCCACGGTGCGGACGGTGACCTGGCCGGCCAGCTCCTCGGCGCGGCGGCGGAGGACCTCTGCTTCCACGCGCTCCCGCTCGCGACGCTCGGCCTCGGCCTTCTCGCGCTCCTGGCGGAGCCGGCGCTCCTGGCGGAGGAACTCCAGCTCGTTGCCCATCTCGCTCTTGATGCCCTCCATGAACGCGACGGCGGGGGGCGGGACGACGAACGGGTCCAGGGAGAAGTCCGGGTCCAGCCGGAGCAGGGCGCGCAGGTGGCGCGAGGCCTCCTCGGTGCGGCCCAGGTTGAAGGCCGCGAGCCCCGCCAGCTTGTGCAGCTCCACCAGCTCGTCCTCGCTCAGCCCGCCCCGGTCGATGCGGGCGCCCGCGCGGTCCAGGACCTCCGCGTACTTGCCGTAGTCGAAGCTCGCGCGCAGGGCGGCCACCTCGGGGTCTCCCGCGACGTCCTGCGCGAGCGAGACGGTGGGGTGCCACAGCACGAGACACAGGGTGATGAGCGCGAGACCTCGGTTCATTCGGGGCGCAAGCTCCCGCTCAGGAGTTTGGGCTCACCGGGGCGGAGCTGCACCGAGTAGCGCTCCGTCTTGAAGCCGGGGTGGGAGATTTCGACCTTCACCGTATGCAGGAAGCCCGCGGGGCCTTTCGGCGGGCGGATCTCGAACGGGTGCTCCAGCGTGTCCCGGGCGATGCGCACCTGCTCTCCCACGCGCACGGTGGCCTCGGCGGGCTCGTACTGGAGCGACAGCGGGGACGGCTTGGGCTGGGCGCCCAGGTGGAAGACGTTCTCCGCGTCCGCGCGGACGTCGATGGTCTCCACCACGTCCTCGCAGTACTCGCAGGAGACGGTGATGGTGTGGGGGCCCGGCGCGATGTCCACGTCGTGCTTCTGGAGGGCCTGCGCACTGGGCGGCCCGTCATCCACGCGGATGGTGCCGAAGGGCCGCACGAGGATGGACACGAAGTTCTTCTTCGACGTGGGCTTCTTCCC
This window contains:
- a CDS encoding sigma 54-interacting transcriptional regulator is translated as MASLTVRSPDGKVREIALHKRITSIGRSTDNDISLDDAQVPDSALHITFDGTRYEVGSLGALFQVNGKKRDSHALATGDVVRVGATELKFAREDAPRAPPPAALTPHREAPAHTDTPDSHTTELPGVPGRELAMLRRLTAFSERLLALYDVERILESLMDEAIEVTRADKGFLILMESGDPRVKVARNVARENIEDAVEKLSDSIIAKVVRDQRPLIVADAVDTPEFKASESVVNLRVHSVMCVPLMHKGDLFGVLYVGNDRLVNRFEPKSADMLTIFAAQASLVLHNAMLVNDLKLDNTELRRKLEDQRYGDIVGACQGMRDVYKRIDKIAPTDISVLITGETGTGKELIAREIHRRSPRVKGPFITINCGAIPENLLESELFGHVKGAFTGAVATKAGKFQAAIGGTLFLDEIGEMPLQLQVKLLRALQEKIVYKVGDNRGEPVDIRVVAATNKVLEEEVKRNTFREDLYYRLNVVTLKLPPLRERGEDVVVLGKFFLQKYSKEFNSRAKGFTPSAAVSMKKYGWPGNIRELENRIKKAVVLSDKPLLGSDDLDLKPENLEPIMPLLQAKEEFQKRYINEVLARNNGNRTKTAKDLGVDPRTIFRHLEKLEAEKSGRPLPPEEGEELL